The sequence below is a genomic window from Cicer arietinum cultivar CDC Frontier isolate Library 1 chromosome 6, Cicar.CDCFrontier_v2.0, whole genome shotgun sequence.
ATGTttacaaatatgataaaattgaagTGTTCGGAATGTTAATGTCGCAGAGGTTGTAACGTTGAAGACactaaaattattgattaaatttacaTCATATCGTTCTAAGTTGATCTCTCAATCTGAATTAAACAAACATCACAACAAGACATAAAATCATAATAGCATTACACCAAGATGATGAACAAAAACGTAGCACTAAACCCGATAAAGTCACAAAAAACCACGAAAAAAAActgaatatatttataaattacttatttaaataaaaaagaaataacaaattatttagaaaggtgatttcaaaaagaaaaaagaaaatagtcaTAAATCATCTCTTAGGTGAATAAAAGAGAATTGAAACAAAATAAGTCAGATAAAGACGGAGTAGTGTAGTTGCTAGTCAATAATTTgcatttttgttattattaataaaattgacactaatgattatgtaaattaattaattatgaattggtatgaaataaaaatagttaaccatgtattaaaagaatatatatgGGATGAAGACAAATATTAAGGAAAACATGAAAATGTATTGTTTTGTTAGAGaaattcttaatttaaaatGGAAAACGTTATTTGGAAATAATTATGTgtgtatttctttttataataaaaatagctTATGATTGTCTATAAtgtattctttatttattttgacaaggTAACATTTGAAAATAGGCTATAAAAAATGTATCtgattcataaataaataaaaagaaatatatgtgaagtttttttttaataaattttttctatcATATATAATCTTATTTGTggtgtataaatatttttttttctagataagatttgaatttaaatttattatatattgagaATTTAATCTATTCTACTAGATATGTTTTCGTCAATGTTAATCTCATATTTGTTATATAtcgtaaaaattaaaaaatttaagtaaaaagtgaattatatttttttaaaaaaatatataaaaaactacATTATTACCCTCGTGAAATATAACTTGATCTATAAATGTGTCATTACTCATTATGTGGATGTTGGACATTTCGTGGGATGGAGATGGATAACAGAGAAAAACTCTCTTCTCTATCACGTTGACATCCTTATtactttcaaatttcaatatacTTTTTTCTAACcttatttataagaagaaaaaaaaaaaaaaaaaaaaaaaaaaagagaaacagGAGGTGTATAAGAAACGTGGTGTGCAAAAGCAACTCGTGGCCCAAAAAGAGAGCGGCCCATGTTTTGGCCGCAGAGAAATGAAGCTTTTGGATGATGAAataaagtacttgcatttctcTACGCCCTAGTTGAAGTTCCCACTGATTCAATTCAACAATGCtatcttcttctttctctttgaAGCTACGAACAAATTATATCCATGGCAACCACTTGTGCAAAACCCTAAGTACCTCTGCTATTCCAAATCAGTACGGTAGATTCCCTCCTCACTCTCAACAACCACCCTCTGAATCTGATCACACACCCTTTCATCCTCCTCCTCAATATTTCAACAATCATAATCACTTTCCTCAAAATACCCATAATGCCCCTGCTCGATTTCCTCAACAGGGCTGGAACCCTCAAAGCCCCAACTTCCGCCCACCACCTCCTCAAAACCCCAACTTCCGCCCACCACCTCCTCAAAACCCCAACTTCCGGCCATCACCTCCTCAAAATCCCAACTTTCAACAACCCAATAGTTCCAATCGATTGAACAATCAGAATCACTGGAACCCCCAGACCTCCCCAACTGTTAACCCAAACCAATTTCAAAACCCCAACAACCAATTTCAAAACCCCAACAACCAATTTCAAAACCCCAACAACCAATTTCAAAACTCTAATAGCCaatttcaaaaccctaatcagTTGAACGAACGAGCTTCTGTTCAAGAACAAGCTCAGCCTCCTTCTATTGTTGATTTGACACGTTTTTGTCGTGAGGGGAATGTTAAAGAGGCGCTTGAATTGATGGAAAAAGGTGTTAAAGCTGATGCTAATTGCTTTGATCTTCTGTTTGATTTGTGTGGCAAATCGAAATCAGTTGAGGATGCTAAGAAAGTGCATGATTACTTTTTACAATCTACTTTTAGGAGTGATTTCAAGTTGCATAATAAGGTGATTGAGATGTATGGGAATTGTAAAAGTATGACTGATGCGCGTAGAGTGTTTGATCATATGCCTAACAGAAACATGGATTCTTGGCACATGATGATTCGTGGATATGCGAATAGTACAATGGGAGATGAGGCGTTGCAGTTATTTGAGCATATGAATGAGCTGGGTTTGGAGATAACTTCGGAGACTTTGCTTGCAGTATTATCGGCTTGTGGCAGTGCAGAGGCTGTGGAGGATGCTTACCTACATTTTGAATCCATGAAAAACAAGTATGGAATTGAACCAGGGGTTGAGCACTACATGGGGCTTTTGGAAGTTCTTGGACAATCTGGATACCTCAAAGAGGCTGAGGAGTTTATTGAGAAGTTGCCATTTGGGCCAACAGTGACAGTATTGGAGACCCTCAAGAGTTATGCTCGAATTCATGGAGATATTGATCTTGAAGACCATGTTGAGGAGTTGATTGTTAGACTTGACCCATCAAAGGCTGTTGCAAATAAGATCCCTACGCCGCCCCCGAAAAAGTATTCTGCGATTAGCATGCTCGAAGGCAGGAACAGAATGATCGAGTATAAGAATCCCACTCTTTACAAGGATGATGAGAAGTTGAAGGCTTTGAGTGGAATGAAAGAAGCAGGATATGTTCCTGATACAAGATACGTTCTTCATGACATTGATCAGGAAGCAAAGGAGCAGGCATTGCTCTACCACAGTGAACGTCTAGCAATTGCCTATGGTCTTATTAGTACTCCACCTAGAACACCTCTTAGGATTATCAAGAACCTACGTGTTTGTGGTGACTGTCACAATGCCATTAAGATCATGTCTAGGATTGTAGGTAGGGAATTGATTGTCAGAGATAACAAAAGGTTCCATCATTTCAAGGATGGGAAATGCTCTTGTGGGGATTATTGGTGATTGAATCATTACTCCAAATCCTACAATAGCAAGAATACTGCTAGGGACAGAAGATGAATTATGTAGTATGCACTGATTTAAAATGTATTTGCTTCATGCTCAGATATCAGCACTATTCTCTCCCTTTTTCTACTTATTGCTGCTATATCTGCTCTTGTATGGTTTtatgtaattaaatattttttggtttTAGCAACTTCAAATTTAGCTCTCGTTTTTTGTCCATGCAATGTAGtacatgtttgtttttgaaattatgtTCGAAAATATTGTATGCGTAAGTATGGAATTTTGAGACGTGATACAACAAATAAGGTATCAGGTATCATTCTTTTAGAATAAGGTACTAATTTGTGAGTGTTATGGTGCATCTCTAACAAAGAAGCCATTATTGGTAGGCAGAAGTTTAAGCCGCTCAACTTGTTTAGTGGTGCAATGAAGCATATCCAGTTTTTATCGTTCATCTAATAATGTAAAAAACAATGTCTATACAAAAATGTAAAAAACAATGTCTAtacaaaaatgtaaaaaaaaagtatagatGGCTGTCATATGAAATTAGTTATTTCAAATTTACAATTGTTCCAAGCTTGAAAGATGCCTTTGAAAAGTATTGAGGAGACTCTTTAGAAGGATAAGTCAATGTTGATATGCAATATCGtcctatttttttatacattgtAAAAAATGgcaaataaaagtattttatgtttataatttgatcttttatgttttttttagcaCAAAGgtcttttaaatttagtttagtttttgtttaaattttttaagtttttactttattgatttagtCTTTTCatcatgtttatttatttagtcttttatctcaCCTTAAACAACGACTAGTgcaattgaaaatatattattattaaaaattcaacCAAATATTGCAACAATAAGTTCTTCATACTATTCTTTTAGAAGACAATCATGAAACtttataaatagtttatatttcTTGATTTTTCTACAATCATTTAGACACAGATATAATTTCTAAAAACTTGGTATTAAATGTCTATCtacataattaatataattaacttcatttacttataaaatagttttgatagtcAACTCATTGTTCTATTTGGATAAGATCTTAATAGTAATTCAAGAAAATCGTAAAATCTAATGGACTATatgcataatttaatataacttaaatgACTATatcgaaaaaataaaaaattaaattatctaaGAAGAAACTAAACTAAACTAGGGAACTAAGtgttaaaaaatacataaatgatcCAAATGTAACTTTCCTAAAAGATAAAGGACAAAATTTTGCCTAAAAAAATCCCATATCAACTCCCATATAAAACCCTTGCTTTAACACAAATcagaattttgaaagaaaaagggCCCCGTGGTAAAGGAATGttaagtgagaaaaaaaaattatgtaccTTTAATTATGTATAAGAATAATACTATTATATATCGTGGAGATTGAATTTGTAGAAGACTAAAATGTCTTTGCTTAGCTGACATTGCACAACGATTTTTGTCTTTATCTCCTCCCAATCATTAAGATTAGAGACAATAGTCATTTTACGATGGAGACTAGTTACAATCTAAGCTCAAAAAAGGTTAGATCGATCTTTGTGAACGGAGGCATATTGAGTCTTGGGTCAATATGAAATACTAACCgaataacatatataaattttaatatttattttttttttactagcaCGATCAAATATTCTATAAAACTATTACTTGTTagttttaatgatttttaaataatatatattcgtttaatttgatatatttttattgctatttcatatatttcaaataaaatcgataatattatttcataatcttaatatttaatatatttatatataattttatgctttaaattaattattttaatgtaattttataattgactattttaaaataatattttataaatgataatttgGATAAACTGAAAACGATTCAACTTAAACTATAATAATTTGAATTGAAtcgtatataatttttttagagttgTCATCTAAGCCGAATCGAACTGcgaatgttttaattttatttaggatgattttttttttcataatcacctcaaatagatatataaattaaatcctattcataataattgaaaaatcgATTGTTTATACAATTTTTctagttgaaaaatattattccaaAATTGGTTGTTCTCAGCTGTCATAgttaactaaaaaattgattatgacACTCACGTTATTtcaaacacaaatttttttaatatttattaatgacaaatatttattttgttatttttatatttattattgataaatatttatttgatattttttatatatcagttataaatatttatttcgaTTTTGTTACAGTTATAATAAATCCAACTAAGTCCAAATAATATCAATCGCTCCCAAAGCATTCAACTTCGCTTTGTAGTATGCTAAGTCCCTAGATGTTTGTTTCGCATTTCATTAAAACATTCGATTTTGTTTCGCATTCCAACTAAAAAAACTGCATAAACAATcgattttgtttgattttatcgGTTTTTCAACAATTTTCTAGTTCAGTTTCCGATTTTATAACTGAGTGGTTTTTATGCTCACTTGGACCTCATGAGGTCTCTATTCCCAGTTGAACCCTCCAATTTTTAGGACATTGAATTTTACCCATCACTGTGTATAAAGTGTTCTAAactttaaaatactaaattgatagttgaaaaaaaaacattaaaatactGATTCTATTACTACTTCTATAAAAAAAAGCCTACAcctaatttttttacaattccATTTTtcgaaaattgaattttgtacCCTCTCATTTAAACTATATGTTTGAACTTACTAAAATACCCTTAAGCTTAcggtaaaaacaaaaaaaatacttgaTTCTACCCTacaatatgaaatttttggaaaaagattttttttttttctttctgaaatTCTATTAACGGAAATTTCAAGAACGAAATTTCCGATAATTACTTTTCAatactaaaaatttcaaattttcggtGAAACTCTCGGAAATTTCATTTGTTCCTGAAATTTCCAGtacatgttttgttttttacatttttttcattcaattttttttctttcaatgaAGACCAGATAAGCGAATAAATGCAACAAGAGGAGAATTATTATATCCAGCCTCAATTTGAGCAACATGATTCTACGATTGATGATCAAGAGGAGCATCAAGAGCACCACGATAACATGCATCACCATCAACAGCCTGAACAACCTCTATTTTCTGGAGATCCTTAAAGCCTATGAGCACTACATTGCAGTTAAAGTTCGGAATGAAcatgttagtaaataatttattttattatatagtaTAATATAGCATAAAATGtatagtttaatatatttatagtatagTTTATTATAAAGCTGATTTTAGGAAgtcaatttatttgaaaatagttGATTTATTGTTCACTGGTTATaggaactcattagagtttaatttgATTTACTGAGTATGGTCACATGATGAAAtatactaattgagaaagataagaaaaactgaagaaaaaaatagtttttaagagAATTATTTCAACAATGAAGTTTCttagtatatatatagtaaactaAATAACTGTATAATTTAGtgtattattttagttaaacaGAATAGACGTGCCTTGAAAGTTGTATCAAATGAAAAAAACAAGACAAATTCATATATATCATACATGGATTACCTATTCAGATAGATCAATGAATTACTATATCTGTGTTACATTCTGTGCAACAATGTAGTTGACGCGTGATTGACAATAATCTCATATATGTTTTTGTTGAGAGAAGACACTAGTTCATTTCGCATGTCATTTGGTGAGatgactattactcttgacgaTGTTAGGAGTCTTTTAGGCATACCATATTATGAAGAGTTTTTCACACCTCTCGCTAATATGAAGGAAGATTTGGCCATTATTGCTGCTAATGAGTTATTGGGAGTTGATCATGATGAAGATGTGAATGAAATTAGGGTCAATAGAGGTGCTTCATATAGTTTTGAATGGTTAAAAGCTATATTCTTTATGAAACTTCGTGAAGGAAGATTCGATTGTGCAACAAGGGCATACATACTTCATTTGGTAGGGTGTTCCATACTATCTGACAAGAGGTTTACTCTTGTATCTACAATataattgtttctttttcaaGAACTTGATACTTGTGGTAAATGGGCATGG
It includes:
- the LOC101499185 gene encoding pentatricopeptide repeat-containing protein At2g15690, mitochondrial-like; this encodes MLSSSFSLKLRTNYIHGNHLCKTLSTSAIPNQYGRFPPHSQQPPSESDHTPFHPPPQYFNNHNHFPQNTHNAPARFPQQGWNPQSPNFRPPPPQNPNFRPPPPQNPNFRPSPPQNPNFQQPNSSNRLNNQNHWNPQTSPTVNPNQFQNPNNQFQNPNNQFQNPNNQFQNSNSQFQNPNQLNERASVQEQAQPPSIVDLTRFCREGNVKEALELMEKGVKADANCFDLLFDLCGKSKSVEDAKKVHDYFLQSTFRSDFKLHNKVIEMYGNCKSMTDARRVFDHMPNRNMDSWHMMIRGYANSTMGDEALQLFEHMNELGLEITSETLLAVLSACGSAEAVEDAYLHFESMKNKYGIEPGVEHYMGLLEVLGQSGYLKEAEEFIEKLPFGPTVTVLETLKSYARIHGDIDLEDHVEELIVRLDPSKAVANKIPTPPPKKYSAISMLEGRNRMIEYKNPTLYKDDEKLKALSGMKEAGYVPDTRYVLHDIDQEAKEQALLYHSERLAIAYGLISTPPRTPLRIIKNLRVCGDCHNAIKIMSRIVGRELIVRDNKRFHHFKDGKCSCGDYW